One Silene latifolia isolate original U9 population chromosome 4, ASM4854445v1, whole genome shotgun sequence DNA segment encodes these proteins:
- the LOC141650991 gene encoding F-box protein CPR1-like: MSSLPKDIIIHEIFSKLPVKSLLRFKCVSKSFYALISSPEFVEIHLRESRSPDANRLLILAGKDCRNLYSIDIDSPDSVTTIPLPCTPDESSPREVSIVGSIDGLICVGLRRGRYSFPMSKHILINPSTRVFREIPYKRTPKVPISGSIQVNFGFGFDDLNRDFKLVKITDVHETHGPLGTVVKLREVIVYSLNENTWKLVEIVNGGIDSLFMERQNGVLIKNHLLHWVFLDSNHNYRVGCFDTRSDNWAKDVPLPKELSKASNKFLAQSLGVINGCLCFSQANSSLEEVWMMKDYEAKESWVKLFHITDYNYTCYYQFTQPFFCFRRESKDEVLCKNLDGKGLFWYDIGPITYGKKEKIKGIPAFFEGCFFTGSLVEIPGGCHISRDKLNDYPLFL, translated from the coding sequence ATGTCTTCGCTACCAAAAGACATTATAATTCATGAGATCTTCTCCAAATTACCCGTCAAATCTTTACTACGCTTCAAGTGTGTTTCCAAATCCTTCTACGCCTTAATATCATCTCCTGAATTCGTCGAAATTCACCTTCGTGAATCCCGCTCCCCGGACGCAAATCGCCTTCTTATTCTCGCTGGTAAAGATTGTCGCAATCTCTATTCAATTGACATAGATTCGCCTGACTCGGTCACCACAATTCCCTTACCATGTACCCCAGACGAGTCGAGTCCACGTGAGGTTTCAATTGTGGGCTCAATCGACGGCTTAATTTGCGTAGGACTCAGACGAGGCAGATATAGTTTTCCTATGTCTAAGCATATCCTCATCAACCCTTCTACAAGGGTATTTCGAGAAATTCCTTACAAGCGTACACCTAAGGTTCCAATCTCTGGGAGTATTCAAGTCAATTTTGGGTTCGGGTTTGATGATTTAAACCGTGATTTTAAACTTGTCAAGATTACGGACGTACATGAAACACATGGACCATTAGGTACTGTCGTTAAGCTTAGGGAGGTGATAGTCTATAGTTTAAATGAGAATACCTGGAAATTGGTAGAGATTGTAAATGGCGGTATCGATTCATTATTTATGGAGAGACAAAACGGTGTTCTCATAAAAAATCATCTATTACATTGGGTGTTTTTGGATTCAAATCACAACTATCGAGTTGGTTGTTTTGATACTCGGTCCGACAATTGGGCTAAGGACGTTCCTTTGCCGAAGGAGTTATCTAAAGCTAGTAACAAGTTTCTTGCGCAAAGCTTAGGAGTTATTAATGGGTGTTTGTGTTTCTCACAAGCTAATTCTTCATTGGAAGAAGTATGGATGATGAAAGACTATGAAGCAAAGGAATCTTGGGTTAAGTTGTTTCATATTACTGATTATAATTACACTTGTTATTATCAATTCACCCaaccttttttttgttttcgtaGAGAATCAAAAGACGAGGTTTTGTGTAAGAATTTGGACGGAAAAGGACTATTTTGGTACGACATTGGACCAATAACATACggtaaaaaagaaaaaattaaagGAATTCCAGCTTTTTTCGAAGGGTGCTTTTTTACGGGAAGTCTTGTTGAAATTCCAGGTGGTTGTCATATCAGTCGAGATAAGTTAAATGATTATCCTTTATTTTTATGA
- the LOC141650990 gene encoding uncharacterized protein LOC141650990, with protein sequence MERAVLLLVPRDDGCHSHISRDSPCSATDHNDGIWLVVVLHHDILASIAKPGDSSWTPILRPSRRDSDFCYLEGVTYCTHLRSLLFVDNNMKVYICDLRDMERPQVLIPYFKGRKLWMERPSIRSDKIYFVELGGETLILARYIMPRTDVGYHKDFKIEDYGEFESHLTFNFRVHKIKFETTKKLKEMHDLGNVALFVGDNAAISVSSTEVGCEANCVYFCDDYRVPPTNRFKGHDMGIFKMDDRTILPLYDGHRSNSSYCCPFWFCPSL encoded by the coding sequence ATGGAACGAGCAGTCTTACTTCTAGTGCCTCGAGACGATGGTTGTCATAGTCATATAAGCCGCGACTCACCTTGTTCCGCTACTGATCACAATGATGGCATTTGGCTTGTGGTGGTACTACACCATGATATTCTTGCATCTATTGCCAAGCCAGGGGATTCCTCATGGACACCAATTCTTAGGCCATCCCGCCGTGATAGCGACTTTTGTTACTTGGAGGGCGTCACATATTGCACTCATTTGAGATCGCTACTATTTGTCGACAATAATATGAAGGTTTATATTTGCGACCTTCGTGACATGGAACGTCCTCAAGTTCTGATACCATATTTTAAGGGTCGAAAACTTTGGATGGAAAGACCGTCAATCCGGTCAGATAAAATCTACTTTGTTGAGTTGGGTGGCGAAACGCTTATACTTGCACGCTACATTATGCCAAGGACGGATGTTGGTTACCACAAAGATTTTAAAATTGAAGATTATGGTGAATTTGAGAGTCACTTGACTTTCAATTTTAGGGTTCATAAGATTAAGTTTGAGACCaccaaaaaattaaaagaaatgcatGATTTGGGTAACGTTGCATTGTTTGTGGGTGATAATGCTGCTATTTCTGTGTCTAGTACGGAGGTTGGTTGTGAAGCTAATTGCGTATATTTTTGCGATGATTATCGAGTTCCACCTACAAACAGGTTCAAAGGGCATGATATGGGTATATTTAAGATGGATGATAGAACAATTCTCCCTTTGTACGATGGACATAGATCAAATTCCTCTTATTGTTGTCCTTTTTGGTTTTGTCCATCCCTTTAG